The following are encoded in a window of Bdellovibrio svalbardensis genomic DNA:
- a CDS encoding lytic transglycosylase domain-containing protein: MFKIFWAEVEAQCHPRQANLRLIGKLLDTPRPPLEPSGGLKPFYGGTLVAPTNGMQVLNKVSKIVSKRSTRGIVLTVMSASLAVAIFNSASFPIEVKRITTMLLSAMTLEKDPNVVYNREEILNDYQNKISEDFKIPADMRERVGFWFDIYTRYDNNNRVIHDSVNPWIIYKVVDVSSIINAETPKHRWLRNVKADDFVKDEVSKIRQALKSLSGRKDLDNLDEYETVVAKSLSVLPGNPQENAQKALKNLRVQTGQKNFFEEGLEVSPLYLSGMEEIFRAHGVPVELTRIPFVESSFNKHAVSKVGASGIWQFMGNTGRSFMTVDHQIDERHSPFKATEAAARLLKENHMILYRSWPLAITAWNHGPPGIRKAIRETGSKNLGDIVASFRTKNFDFASSNFYSEFLAALYAERYQEDIFKNLQKEKSLDVHSVKLARTVSAKELLRVSGLSHEDFIMFNPDLKKAVEKNASVPSGFKLMVNDSAKAVLKRLLAQENTRKVGKKLSRNDVSINLSPSTTN, translated from the coding sequence TTGTTTAAAATATTCTGGGCCGAAGTCGAAGCCCAATGCCACCCCCGCCAGGCCAATTTGCGCCTCATTGGCAAACTTTTAGACACCCCAAGACCACCCCTAGAACCTAGTGGCGGATTAAAGCCATTCTATGGTGGCACCCTCGTTGCTCCCACTAATGGTATGCAAGTACTCAATAAGGTTAGCAAAATAGTCTCAAAACGAAGCACCCGCGGAATTGTTCTGACAGTCATGTCAGCCTCTTTGGCCGTTGCTATCTTTAATTCTGCAAGCTTTCCAATTGAAGTGAAACGAATCACGACAATGCTTTTAAGCGCGATGACTTTGGAGAAAGATCCAAACGTTGTCTACAATCGCGAAGAAATATTGAACGACTATCAAAATAAAATCTCTGAAGATTTCAAAATTCCTGCGGATATGCGTGAGCGTGTTGGATTCTGGTTTGATATTTATACCCGCTACGACAACAACAACCGTGTTATCCATGACTCTGTCAACCCGTGGATAATCTATAAAGTTGTCGATGTTTCATCGATCATCAATGCCGAAACTCCAAAACATCGTTGGTTGCGAAATGTAAAGGCAGATGATTTTGTAAAAGACGAAGTCAGCAAAATTCGCCAGGCATTGAAGTCACTTTCTGGGCGAAAAGATCTGGATAATCTTGATGAATATGAAACTGTGGTCGCAAAAAGCTTAAGTGTTTTACCGGGGAATCCACAGGAAAATGCCCAAAAGGCATTAAAAAATCTTCGCGTGCAAACCGGCCAGAAGAATTTCTTTGAGGAAGGCCTTGAGGTCAGCCCTCTTTATCTATCCGGAATGGAAGAGATCTTCAGAGCACATGGAGTTCCGGTTGAACTAACTCGCATTCCATTTGTAGAAAGCAGTTTCAACAAACACGCGGTCAGCAAAGTGGGTGCTTCTGGCATCTGGCAATTCATGGGAAATACAGGCCGTAGTTTTATGACGGTTGATCATCAAATTGATGAGCGCCACTCTCCATTTAAGGCGACAGAGGCAGCAGCAAGATTGCTTAAAGAGAATCATATGATTCTGTATCGCTCATGGCCGTTGGCTATTACTGCTTGGAACCACGGTCCCCCAGGAATTCGCAAAGCGATTCGCGAAACTGGATCTAAAAACCTGGGCGATATCGTCGCGAGCTTCCGCACCAAGAATTTTGATTTTGCCTCTTCGAATTTCTATTCTGAATTCTTGGCGGCGCTGTATGCAGAACGCTATCAAGAAGATATATTCAAAAACCTTCAGAAAGAAAAATCACTGGATGTACATTCAGTGAAGCTCGCTCGCACTGTCTCTGCCAAAGAGTTGCTGCGTGTAAGTGGTTTGAGCCACGAAGACTTCATCATGTTCAATCCCGACCTAAAGAAGGCCGTGGAAAAGAACGCTTCCGTTCCATCGGGCTTCAAATTGATGGTGAATGATTCAGCAAAAGCAGTTTTAAAGCGCCTTCTTGCTCAGGAAAACACTCGCAAAGTTGGAAAGAAGTTGAGCCGAAACGATGTTTCAATCAACCTCTCCCCATCAACAACCAACTAA
- a CDS encoding Sec-independent protein translocase subunit TatA/TatB has translation MFGLSIFEILFLAGLALVVIGPKELPQVARTLGRFLNDLKRTTNGFTEELKQQARIDRIDLNEAPKKPEPQQQQQHESESSQVVPEQMELHAQEPVQESSSSEDKKS, from the coding sequence ATGTTTGGCTTAAGTATTTTTGAGATTCTCTTCCTTGCCGGTCTCGCGCTTGTCGTGATCGGACCCAAAGAACTTCCTCAGGTAGCACGCACCTTGGGGCGTTTTCTCAATGACCTCAAACGAACAACAAATGGTTTTACGGAAGAACTCAAGCAACAGGCGCGCATAGATCGCATTGATTTGAACGAAGCACCGAAAAAGCCGGAGCCTCAACAGCAGCAGCAACATGAATCTGAATCCTCCCAAGTGGTTCCTGAGCAAATGGAATTGCACGCACAAGAACCGGTTCAAGAATCCTCTTCAAGCGAAGATAAAAAATCATGA
- the tatC gene encoding twin-arginine translocase subunit TatC produces MSNEEVDLKGQSLFEHLGELRTRLVYCAYILVIATGICYGFSEHIFNFIRAPIQPYLPNGGLIYTGPLDKFVAHIKIAFVCGIIISCPLWLYQVWKFVAPGLYSNERKYTIGFIFSGTALFLLGAAFSYWVVLPMAFHFLMNFGGNIDKPMISIDQYLGFFTQMCLMFGVSFELPLVIAILGMMGIVSHKFLTEKRRYAIMGLAIASAIITPPDLMSMIMMLIPMVGLYELGVFVVGIVEKKRAAEVRMNERE; encoded by the coding sequence ATGAGTAACGAAGAAGTAGATCTTAAAGGTCAATCCCTGTTTGAACATCTTGGTGAACTACGTACAAGGCTTGTGTACTGTGCCTACATTCTGGTGATCGCAACGGGTATTTGCTATGGCTTCAGTGAGCATATCTTTAACTTTATCCGCGCACCCATTCAGCCGTATTTGCCAAATGGTGGTCTGATCTATACCGGTCCGTTGGATAAGTTTGTTGCACATATCAAAATCGCTTTTGTTTGCGGAATTATTATTTCTTGTCCGTTGTGGCTTTACCAGGTCTGGAAGTTCGTGGCTCCGGGCCTTTATTCCAACGAGCGAAAATACACTATTGGATTTATTTTTTCCGGCACGGCACTGTTCCTTTTGGGTGCAGCGTTTTCATACTGGGTGGTCTTGCCAATGGCCTTCCATTTCTTGATGAACTTCGGTGGTAACATCGATAAGCCAATGATCTCGATTGATCAGTACTTGGGTTTCTTCACGCAGATGTGCTTGATGTTTGGCGTATCTTTCGAACTCCCCTTGGTCATTGCTATTCTGGGAATGATGGGAATCGTGAGCCACAAGTTTCTTACTGAAAAACGTCGTTATGCTATTATGGGTCTAGCCATTGCATCAGCGATCATTACTCCGCCAGATTTGATGAGTATGATTATGATGTTGATCCCAATGGTTGGGCTGTATGAGCTTGGCGTATTTGTGGTGGGCATTGTCGAGAAGAAGCGCGCTGCGGAAGTGCGCATGAATGAAAGAGAATAG
- a CDS encoding acetyl-CoA carboxylase biotin carboxyl carrier protein subunit, with product MYFEAELRGKKYKVDVTEGRHSWKISLQQEGKEWVHHDVSKNDYKRAEEYISFLFQGKSYLVDVVGSDTEYTVFTRNSFRSIKIFNDEMLLHESLKKGGGFGGDLELKSGMPGKIIEIFAKEGEIVKANKPLLIMEAMKMENEMRATRDVKIKEIKVKQGDSVESGAVLIKFEEPS from the coding sequence ATGTATTTCGAAGCAGAACTTAGAGGCAAAAAGTATAAAGTGGATGTGACTGAAGGTCGCCACTCTTGGAAAATCTCTTTGCAACAAGAAGGCAAAGAGTGGGTTCACCACGATGTATCCAAAAATGATTACAAGAGAGCTGAGGAATACATCAGCTTCTTGTTCCAGGGTAAGTCTTACCTTGTGGACGTCGTTGGATCTGACACGGAATACACAGTTTTCACGCGCAACTCATTCCGCTCTATCAAAATCTTCAATGACGAAATGCTTTTGCATGAATCATTGAAAAAAGGTGGCGGCTTCGGTGGCGATCTTGAGTTGAAATCAGGAATGCCTGGTAAAATTATCGAGATCTTCGCCAAAGAGGGCGAAATCGTGAAAGCCAACAAGCCATTGTTGATCATGGAAGCGATGAAAATGGAAAACGAAATGCGTGCCACTCGCGATGTAAAAATCAAAGAGATCAAGGTCAAACAAGGCGACTCTGTTGAATCAGGCGCGGTGTTGATCAAGTTCGAAGAGCCATCGTAA
- the accC gene encoding acetyl-CoA carboxylase biotin carboxylase subunit encodes MAVFKKILIANRGEIAIRITRACREMGIGSVAVFSDADRDSLHVFLADEAYHIGPSPSKESYLNYQKIIEVAKKAGADAIHPGYGFLSENTNFAKACDEAGITFIGPTVANIEAMGDKISAKTLMKKSGVPTVPGSDGGVDSVEEAIKIAEKIGLPVIIKASAGGGGKGMRVVRKMDEIESAFRACRSEGQNYFADPTVYIEKFINDPKHIEIQVFGDKHNNHVHLFERECSVQRRNQKIIEESPSPSVPQEVRLRMGEASVRAAKQINYVGAGTIEYIFDNTTKEFFFMEMNTRLQVEHPITEIVTGVDLVREQINVAAGKPLSFKQEDIKQKGHAIEARICAEDPVTYKPSPGVIRACRHPQGPFMRVDSYAYPGYNVPIFYDPMISKLITWGDTREEAINRMQRALSEFVLTGIKTNIVLHRTILDHPTFRDGTYTTQFIEKNFEVIEPEMFKQVEDPVFLIAAAIEAYNDRKSKDIRQLNVSSTWRRLGRKMQLRT; translated from the coding sequence ATGGCAGTATTTAAAAAAATCCTGATTGCGAACCGTGGAGAGATTGCTATCCGTATTACCCGTGCTTGTCGTGAGATGGGCATTGGTTCTGTGGCGGTATTCTCAGATGCAGATCGTGACAGCTTGCACGTTTTCTTGGCGGATGAGGCTTACCATATTGGGCCTTCTCCCTCTAAAGAAAGCTATTTGAACTATCAAAAAATTATCGAAGTCGCAAAAAAAGCAGGCGCAGATGCCATCCATCCTGGATACGGTTTCTTGTCTGAAAATACGAACTTTGCGAAGGCTTGCGACGAAGCAGGTATCACTTTCATCGGACCGACTGTGGCAAACATCGAAGCTATGGGAGATAAAATCTCTGCAAAAACTTTGATGAAGAAGTCTGGAGTTCCAACAGTGCCTGGCAGTGATGGCGGCGTTGATTCCGTGGAAGAAGCGATCAAAATCGCTGAAAAAATCGGCTTGCCGGTTATCATCAAGGCGTCAGCTGGTGGTGGCGGTAAAGGGATGCGCGTTGTTCGCAAGATGGACGAGATTGAAAGTGCGTTCCGCGCTTGTCGCTCTGAAGGTCAGAACTATTTCGCGGATCCGACTGTTTATATCGAAAAATTCATCAACGACCCGAAACACATCGAAATCCAAGTTTTCGGCGACAAACACAACAACCACGTTCATTTGTTTGAACGTGAGTGCTCTGTGCAACGTCGTAATCAGAAGATCATCGAAGAGTCTCCATCTCCATCAGTTCCTCAGGAAGTGCGCTTGCGCATGGGTGAGGCTTCTGTTCGCGCGGCGAAGCAGATTAACTACGTAGGTGCCGGGACAATTGAGTATATCTTCGATAACACGACCAAAGAATTCTTCTTCATGGAGATGAACACTCGTCTTCAAGTTGAACATCCGATCACCGAAATCGTGACTGGCGTGGATTTGGTTCGTGAGCAGATCAATGTGGCTGCAGGCAAACCTTTGAGCTTCAAACAAGAAGACATCAAGCAAAAGGGTCATGCAATTGAAGCCCGTATTTGCGCTGAAGATCCTGTGACTTACAAGCCATCACCAGGCGTGATCAGAGCTTGTCGCCATCCACAAGGTCCATTCATGCGCGTGGATTCATACGCATATCCTGGCTACAATGTACCTATCTTCTACGATCCAATGATCTCTAAGCTCATTACTTGGGGTGATACTCGTGAAGAGGCGATCAACAGAATGCAACGTGCCCTGAGTGAATTCGTACTGACGGGAATTAAAACCAATATCGTTCTGCATAGAACCATCTTGGATCACCCGACCTTCCGAGACGGCACTTACACGACACAATTTATCGAGAAAAACTTCGAAGTTATCGAGCCAGAGATGTTCAAACAAGTTGAAGATCCTGTGTTCTTGATCGCTGCGGCTATTGAAGCCTACAACGATCGCAAGTCGAAGGATATCCGTCAGCTTAACGTCAGCTCCACGTGGAGACGTTTGGGCCGCAAAATGCAGTTGAGGACGTAA
- a CDS encoding acyl-CoA carboxylase subunit beta — protein sequence MSEVSTGIQAKLADLEKRNEAAMAGGGAARIAKHKQGGRLSARERLDVLLDPGSFVEMDRFVTHRCTNFGMDKNVVPGDGVITGYGRINGKLVYVSSQDFTVIGGSMSRTQANKICKVMDLAMKNGAPFISINDSGGARIQEGIESLGGYADIFTRNTMASGLIPQITAIMGPCAGGAVYSPSITDFVFMVKNTSYMFVTGPDVIKTVTHEEVTKEDLGGATTHSAKSGVAHFAAEDDKHCLLLIREMMNFLPSNNLDDVPVLPNTDRPDRLTEAIANIIPENPKKPYDMLSVITECVDEGYFLEVHKHFAQNIIVGYARFNGRPVGIVANQPNNLAGCLNIEASRKAARFIRFCDAFNIPVVSFVDVPGFLPGKDQEWNGIITHGAKLLYAYAEATVPKITVITRKAYGGAYIVMGSKLLRSDVNLAYPSAEIAVMGAEGAVSIISREEINKAKDPAAEKARLTAEYEAKFSNPYVSAELGYTDEVIEPALTRKRIIDSLEMLKNKREIPPAKKHGNIPL from the coding sequence ATGAGCGAAGTATCTACAGGTATTCAAGCGAAGCTTGCGGACCTTGAAAAAAGAAATGAAGCTGCAATGGCTGGTGGCGGAGCTGCCCGTATTGCAAAACATAAACAAGGTGGACGTTTGAGTGCTCGTGAGCGCCTCGATGTACTTCTTGATCCAGGCAGCTTCGTTGAGATGGATCGTTTTGTTACTCACCGTTGCACGAACTTCGGCATGGACAAGAATGTTGTTCCTGGCGATGGCGTGATCACTGGTTACGGCCGTATCAACGGAAAATTGGTCTACGTTTCTTCACAAGATTTCACAGTCATCGGTGGATCTATGTCTCGCACCCAGGCGAACAAGATCTGCAAAGTGATGGATCTTGCGATGAAAAATGGTGCGCCATTTATCTCTATCAATGACTCCGGTGGAGCGCGTATCCAAGAAGGTATCGAATCTCTTGGTGGTTACGCGGATATCTTCACTCGCAACACCATGGCTTCTGGCTTGATCCCTCAGATCACAGCAATCATGGGCCCATGCGCTGGTGGTGCAGTTTATTCTCCTTCTATCACTGACTTCGTATTCATGGTTAAAAACACGAGCTATATGTTCGTAACGGGCCCTGATGTTATCAAGACTGTGACTCATGAAGAAGTAACCAAAGAAGATCTTGGCGGAGCGACAACTCACTCTGCTAAATCAGGTGTTGCTCACTTTGCGGCTGAAGATGATAAGCATTGCTTGTTGTTGATCCGTGAAATGATGAACTTCCTTCCTTCTAACAATTTGGATGACGTTCCAGTTTTGCCTAACACAGACAGACCTGATCGTTTGACTGAAGCTATCGCGAATATCATCCCTGAAAATCCTAAGAAGCCATATGACATGCTTTCAGTTATCACTGAGTGCGTGGATGAAGGTTACTTCCTGGAAGTTCACAAGCATTTCGCTCAAAACATCATCGTCGGTTATGCGCGCTTCAACGGTCGTCCTGTTGGTATCGTAGCAAATCAACCAAACAACTTGGCTGGTTGCTTGAACATCGAAGCTTCTCGTAAAGCTGCCCGCTTCATCCGCTTCTGTGATGCTTTCAACATCCCCGTTGTTTCATTCGTTGACGTTCCGGGCTTCTTGCCAGGTAAAGATCAAGAGTGGAATGGTATCATCACTCACGGTGCGAAGTTGTTGTACGCTTACGCTGAAGCAACTGTGCCTAAAATCACAGTTATCACTCGTAAAGCTTACGGTGGCGCTTACATCGTTATGGGATCTAAACTTTTGCGTTCTGACGTGAATTTGGCCTACCCTTCTGCAGAGATCGCAGTCATGGGTGCTGAAGGTGCCGTCAGCATCATCAGCCGCGAAGAGATCAACAAAGCAAAAGATCCGGCAGCAGAAAAAGCTCGTTTGACAGCAGAGTACGAAGCGAAGTTCAGCAATCCATATGTGTCTGCAGAACTTGGTTACACAGATGAAGTTATCGAGCCAGCTTTGACTCGTAAACGCATCATCGACTCTTTGGAAATGTTGAAAAATAAACGCGAAATCCCGCCAGCTAAAAAGCATGGCAATATCCCTCTATAA
- a CDS encoding S8 family peptidase produces MKYVLWMGPVWPAQGVNMDVQKFLSAVACILVLSACGKKSTESVFAENGALDSSACMGQAVQNKFIVQWEDGKFTVESAKNAEEFKEKFIKPNLENIKQVEYDRIIQMDRFNEVTTSAVNDSWGQQTIKADTLWSQGIYGQNIKVAVVDAYVDVTHPQIAPRIAINYGEIPNNGKDDDGNGYIDDYYGAAFVSNPGSTTTKSPHGTHVAGIIAADSSYGSVYGTAPRAQIIPAQFIANDGGGSLGDAVLALQYAAARGAKIINASWGGAPCVASLRNAFQQLEAKGILIVVAAGNDGRDVDVYPEFPASFNLSNQITVAASSKSDFMTSWSNSGFTAVHVAAPGEQILSTIPNNGTAYMDGTSMATPFVSGIAALLWSAKPNATAAQIKQAILQSVDVTSGHEFKVSTRGRVNVQKALQVLNQLVP; encoded by the coding sequence ATGAAATACGTCTTATGGATGGGACCAGTATGGCCCGCACAGGGAGTGAACATGGATGTTCAAAAATTTCTCTCGGCGGTTGCCTGCATCTTAGTGCTTTCAGCTTGTGGCAAAAAGTCGACCGAATCAGTATTCGCAGAAAATGGTGCTCTTGATTCCAGCGCATGCATGGGGCAAGCCGTACAAAACAAATTCATCGTTCAGTGGGAAGACGGAAAGTTCACCGTTGAATCCGCGAAAAACGCCGAGGAATTTAAAGAAAAGTTCATCAAACCCAATTTGGAAAATATCAAGCAGGTTGAATACGATCGCATCATTCAAATGGATCGCTTCAATGAGGTTACCACCAGCGCAGTGAACGACAGCTGGGGACAACAGACGATTAAAGCAGATACTTTGTGGTCTCAAGGCATCTACGGGCAAAATATTAAAGTTGCTGTCGTGGATGCGTATGTCGATGTGACTCACCCACAAATTGCCCCGCGTATTGCGATTAACTACGGCGAAATTCCAAACAACGGAAAAGACGACGATGGCAATGGCTATATTGACGACTATTATGGAGCAGCCTTTGTTTCCAATCCTGGCTCTACGACAACCAAGAGTCCTCATGGAACTCACGTAGCAGGGATCATAGCTGCAGACTCCAGTTACGGGAGTGTTTATGGTACTGCTCCCCGTGCTCAGATTATTCCCGCGCAGTTTATTGCCAACGATGGTGGAGGGTCTCTAGGCGATGCGGTGTTAGCATTGCAATATGCGGCCGCTCGTGGAGCCAAGATTATCAATGCAAGTTGGGGTGGAGCACCCTGTGTTGCCTCATTAAGAAATGCGTTCCAACAACTTGAAGCGAAAGGCATCTTGATTGTGGTGGCTGCTGGAAATGACGGACGTGATGTTGACGTGTATCCCGAGTTTCCCGCTTCATTCAACTTATCAAATCAAATTACCGTGGCCGCTTCTTCGAAATCAGACTTTATGACTTCTTGGTCTAATAGTGGTTTCACCGCCGTTCACGTTGCCGCTCCTGGTGAACAAATTCTTAGTACGATTCCAAATAATGGAACGGCCTACATGGATGGAACGAGCATGGCGACTCCGTTTGTCAGCGGCATCGCGGCCCTCCTTTGGAGCGCCAAACCCAATGCCACAGCGGCACAGATTAAGCAGGCTATTTTGCAGTCAGTTGATGTCACGAGCGGGCATGAATTTAAAGTAAGTACTCGAGGTCGAGTTAACGTCCAGAAAGCACTGCAAGTCCTCAACCAGTTAGTTCCCTAA
- a CDS encoding purine-nucleoside phosphorylase — translation MVLNKLQESVSFIRTITSAKPKIGVVLGSGLGSFVKDVEVETTIPYKDIPHFSPPTVEGHSGNLIFGKVGGQAIVILQGRNHFYEGHSMESVVHPTRTLALLGVENLILTNSAGGFGENMSAGEFMIIEDHINLMGTNPLMGPNIKELGPRFPDMTEAYDKRMINIMEQVLQKQGTRYHKGVYCGVSGPTYETPSEVRYLKLIGGKAVGMSTVPETIAANHLGLRVAALSCITNLAAGISNQKLSHDEVTETAKRVEMQFTSFLKEFIGHI, via the coding sequence TTGGTACTTAATAAGCTTCAAGAATCAGTCAGCTTCATTCGCACAATTACTTCGGCTAAACCGAAGATCGGTGTTGTATTAGGCTCTGGCTTGGGCTCATTTGTTAAAGACGTTGAAGTCGAAACAACGATTCCCTACAAAGACATCCCGCACTTTTCTCCTCCGACAGTTGAAGGACATTCCGGCAACTTGATCTTTGGAAAAGTCGGCGGCCAGGCGATTGTGATCCTTCAGGGTCGCAATCACTTCTATGAAGGTCACAGCATGGAAAGTGTTGTGCATCCAACTAGAACTTTGGCTTTGCTGGGTGTTGAAAATCTTATTCTTACGAACTCTGCTGGCGGCTTTGGTGAAAACATGTCTGCCGGCGAATTCATGATTATCGAAGATCATATCAACTTGATGGGTACGAATCCTTTGATGGGTCCGAACATCAAGGAACTTGGTCCAAGATTCCCAGATATGACTGAAGCTTACGACAAACGCATGATCAACATCATGGAGCAAGTTCTACAAAAACAAGGAACTCGCTACCACAAAGGTGTTTATTGCGGCGTAAGCGGTCCTACTTATGAAACTCCGTCTGAAGTTCGTTACTTGAAATTGATTGGCGGAAAAGCAGTGGGCATGAGTACGGTTCCTGAAACTATCGCAGCGAACCACTTGGGTCTTCGTGTCGCGGCTTTGAGCTGCATCACTAATTTGGCTGCGGGAATCTCTAATCAAAAATTATCTCATGACGAAGTGACTGAAACTGCAAAACGAGTTGAGATGCAGTTCACTTCTTTCCTTAAAGAATTCATCGGTCATATCTAA
- a CDS encoding thymidine phosphorylase, whose product MAFLPAEIIKTKRNGGELTFNEINEFILGYAKGTIPDYQMSALLMATFFRGMTKEETLSLTKAMLHSGEVVDFSSVPGFKVDKHSTGGVGDKTSLILGPIVAAAGVPVPMISGRGLGHTGGTLDKLESIPGFNTQKSLTEFVNLVREHAICFIGQTKEICPADKKIYALRDVTATVESLPLICASIMSKKLAEGIDGLVLDVKFGSGAFMKTPALAEELALNLMAIAKGYGKKVTSLLTNMDQPLGRFAGNSLEVEECVAIMKNEKFIGAHGYDLYEDTRELSLRLSAHMLLLAGVGKNETESYKIAEDILTSGKAMAKFEELCSIHGGNLSALPKPKHSVVISSDKQGYVHGFHTESIGIAGILIKAGRAQTTDIIAPTAGIEFHVKVGDEVRNGDAIFTLHGDDKDLLNSAVPMLKSAINISLPKITKPSLILKVLS is encoded by the coding sequence ATGGCATTTCTTCCAGCCGAAATTATTAAGACTAAACGTAACGGTGGCGAACTTACTTTCAACGAGATCAATGAATTTATTCTTGGTTATGCGAAAGGAACTATTCCCGACTACCAAATGTCAGCCCTTTTGATGGCGACATTCTTCCGTGGCATGACTAAAGAGGAAACATTGTCTTTGACGAAAGCTATGCTTCACTCCGGAGAAGTTGTCGACTTTTCTTCTGTCCCGGGGTTCAAAGTTGATAAACACTCCACTGGGGGCGTTGGCGATAAAACAAGTTTGATTCTTGGTCCTATCGTTGCGGCTGCCGGAGTTCCCGTTCCAATGATCTCAGGCCGTGGCTTGGGCCACACTGGCGGAACTTTAGATAAGCTCGAATCCATTCCTGGATTCAACACACAAAAGTCTTTGACTGAGTTTGTAAATCTGGTTCGCGAGCATGCAATTTGTTTTATCGGTCAAACAAAAGAGATTTGCCCAGCAGATAAAAAGATCTACGCACTTCGTGATGTCACTGCAACAGTGGAAAGCTTGCCATTGATCTGCGCCTCCATCATGTCCAAGAAGTTGGCTGAGGGCATCGACGGGCTGGTTCTGGATGTGAAGTTTGGATCTGGAGCATTCATGAAAACTCCAGCCTTGGCGGAAGAGTTGGCTCTGAATCTTATGGCCATCGCAAAGGGCTACGGAAAAAAAGTAACATCATTGCTTACTAATATGGATCAACCTTTGGGTCGTTTTGCTGGAAACTCTTTGGAAGTGGAAGAGTGTGTGGCAATTATGAAAAACGAAAAGTTTATCGGCGCACACGGGTACGATCTTTATGAGGATACTCGCGAACTCAGTTTGCGACTTTCTGCTCACATGTTGCTTTTGGCGGGTGTCGGCAAAAACGAGACAGAATCTTACAAAATTGCTGAAGATATCCTGACTTCTGGAAAAGCGATGGCGAAATTTGAAGAGCTTTGTTCTATACACGGTGGCAATCTTTCGGCATTACCGAAGCCGAAGCACAGCGTCGTTATTAGCTCTGACAAACAAGGTTATGTTCATGGCTTCCACACTGAAAGCATTGGTATTGCAGGGATTTTAATTAAAGCAGGGCGCGCGCAAACAACCGATATCATTGCTCCAACAGCAGGAATTGAGTTCCATGTAAAAGTGGGAGATGAGGTTCGTAACGGTGATGCAATATTCACTCTGCATGGCGACGATAAAGATCTACTTAATTCAGCAGTGCCTATGTTGAAATCAGCGATCAATATTTCCTTGCCAAAAATTACAAAGCCTAGTTTGATACTCAAAGTTTTGAGCTAA
- the deoC gene encoding deoxyribose-phosphate aldolase has translation MELNRYIDHTLLKPDAQMEQIAKLCQEARDNNFFSVCVNTSYVKACADLLKGSSVKVCCVVGFPLGAMDSVSKAFETQTAVTNGAQEIDMVIQVGALKDRRLDYVRDDIKAVVMAAKGHTVKVIIETSLLSEEDKTLACQAALEAGAHFVKTSTGFGGGGATVADVKLMKSVVGEKMEVKASGGIKDIQSAMALIEAGATRLGTSSGVALVQGQKVQGGY, from the coding sequence GTGGAATTAAATCGTTATATCGACCACACATTATTAAAACCCGACGCACAAATGGAACAGATTGCGAAGCTTTGCCAGGAGGCTCGCGATAATAACTTCTTCAGCGTTTGCGTAAATACTTCTTACGTAAAAGCCTGTGCAGACCTTCTTAAGGGGTCTTCTGTCAAAGTTTGTTGTGTCGTAGGCTTCCCTTTAGGAGCCATGGATTCAGTATCAAAGGCTTTTGAAACACAAACAGCCGTTACTAATGGTGCTCAAGAAATTGATATGGTTATTCAAGTAGGCGCGCTCAAAGATCGCCGCTTGGATTATGTTCGCGACGACATTAAAGCCGTCGTTATGGCTGCAAAAGGCCATACAGTTAAAGTAATCATCGAGACATCCCTTTTATCAGAGGAAGACAAAACTCTTGCCTGCCAAGCGGCCCTCGAGGCAGGAGCTCACTTCGTGAAAACCTCTACAGGTTTTGGCGGCGGCGGTGCCACCGTAGCTGACGTCAAACTTATGAAGTCGGTTGTTGGCGAAAAAATGGAAGTGAAGGCTTCCGGTGGTATTAAAGATATTCAATCCGCAATGGCTTTGATTGAAGCTGGCGCAACAAGACTTGGTACAAGCTCAGGTGTAGCTTTGGTTCAAGGTCAAAAAGTTCAAGGTGGTTACTAA